One window of Triplophysa rosa linkage group LG10, Trosa_1v2, whole genome shotgun sequence genomic DNA carries:
- the ccdc177 gene encoding coiled-coil domain-containing protein 177 translates to MVDPLEPDDQSKFRGPGFETPTAASEAPPLPDTGDGSEKDVSLDPCPQTEVNSEPVPSPQDLCQQHSQPEEQKLHLDLYNFDTPAAEGSRYVLTSPRSLEACARCGVKPVELLPRPLSDFAREAPGRSMRVATGMFEIYERDRHAKLRQCREERERIIREEKRRILQAAINNNSSPLGSEKSKETVNAGLSEQNNNSLTTSNPAPQKLSACTGVPKKKTVISKSTTQEQGQLTKVSTSSSPPVSKPSTVNIANTAKVTSAKKSKSLETESDKKTQGAKASVIQRSVQSDPAGQGPKRLSSTPTKAANTFPRSIPKPSSFPRTATSLAPVVSKSAIQSPANGITSPFAQHNGHILSKSRVRCRSHSLESLQRRREKCCSSTASTTNTTTTTCTSSESASSSYSWDGTRDHWDKTSSPRARTLATFNSLMGRSLSLGDLSHSLQTTQKVERIVKEVKRRGLKAVPERDRKIAALMLAKYQEEDIMSQTRYVAHLQWDSERRLEELRREREDREKQRAVQQCQRAWQSQVSTRQRWLNQQEREATEAKLRQVAESEERWRELAEQQERSRLQKLQQATREEKHKKALQEQNLKSLEEERSATLEQEKLLLKEKLTIAELKRQEREHQIQEERRGLNRAEKRRHAALIQEIARREVDEREEARRIAEQKLNRSQENYEQIQERRGQELKEKAKREEKQIQKARRAAESREQQQKEQTEAKAKEAEKRAQQAAQIAEERAREKAQRAVQSRQEKERLQRLNRQRVEEEEKQRRLELLQSIERKLEKSEQIFREKRAVLESARLVARASFHVRDRVREETNMRTFDKMALEAQLKANLIEKFGSDEGGVDI, encoded by the exons ATGGTGGACCCTCTGGAACCTGATGACCAGAGCAAATTCAGAGGGCCCGGGTTTGAAACCCCTACTGCAGCCTCTGAAGCCCCTCCTCTACCTGATACAGGTGATGGCAGCGAGAAAGATGTTAGTCTGGATCCCTGCCCACAGACAGAGGTCAATTCTGAGCCTGTACCAAGCCCTCAGGACCTATGTCAACAACACAGTCAACCGGAAGAGCAAAAACTACATCTGGATCTTTATAATTTTGATACTCCAGCAGCAGAAGGCAGTCGGTATGTACTAACAAGCCCTCGCTCACTTGAGGCATGCGCACGCTGTGGAGTGAAACCTGTGGAACTTCTGCCACGTCCACTGTCGGATTTTGCCCGGGAGGCACCAGGACGCAGCATGCGTGTCGCCACAGGAATGTTCGAGATATACGAGAGAGATAGACATGCTAAACTtcgacagtgcagggaagagagagagcggaTTAtcagagaagagaagagacgaATTCTGCAGGCTGCTATCAACAATAATAGTAGTCCACTGGGTTCAGAGAAGTCAAAGGAAACTGTAAATGCTGGATTGTCTGAGCAGAACAATAACAGTTTAACAACTTCTAACCCAGCCCCCCAAAAGCTATCTGCTTGCACTGGTGTACCCAAAAAGAAAACCGTAATATCTAAAAGCACAACACAAGAACAAGGACAGTTAACAAAAGTGTCCACATCCAGCTCTCCTCCTGTCTCAAAACCTAGTACAGTAAACATTGCTAATACTGCTAAAGTAACttctgcaaaaaaatccaagtcCCTCGAAACTGAATCTGATAAAAAAACTCAAGGAGCAAAGGCTTCAGTAATCCAAAGGTCAGTACAGTCTGATCCAGCAGGTCAGGGCCCCAAGAGACTCTCCAGTACTCCCACAAAAGCTGCAAATACTTTCCCCAGATCAATACCTAAACCCTCCTCTTTTCCAAGAACAGCGACTTCACTTGCTCCAGTAGTGTCAAAATCTGCTATCCAAAGTCCAGCCAATGGCATCACCAGTCCATTTGCACAGCACAACGGACACATTCTTTCCAAATCAAGGGTTAGATGCAGAAGCCACTCTCTAGAGTCTTTGCAAAGGAGACGAGAAAAATGTTGCTCCTCTACTGCTTCAACAACTAACACTACAACTACCACATGTACCTCTTCAGAATCTGCTTCCTCGTCCTATAGCTGGGATGGGACAAGAGATCACTGGGATAAGACATCAAGCCCTCGTGCCCGCACTTTAGCCACCTTTAACTCCTTGATGGGTCGCAGTCTGAGCTTGGGAGACCTTAGTCACTCTTTACAGACAACTCAAAAAGTGGAACGCATTGTAAAGGAGGTCAAACGCAGGGGACTTAAAGCTGTTCCCGAACGTGACCGAAAGATTGCTGCATTAATGCTAGCCAAGTACCAAGAGGAGGACATAATGAGCCAGACGCGCTACGTAGCACATCTGCAATGGGACAGCGAGCGGCGACTAGAGGAGCTACGACGAGAACGTGAAGACCGTGAGAAACAGAGAGCTGTACAGCAGTGTCAACGAGCTTGGCAGTCACAAGTTTCTACCCGGCAGCGCTGGCTCAACCAGCAGGAGCGAGAGGCCACGGAGGCAAAACTTCGTCAAGTGGCGGAAAGTGAGGAACGTTGGCGAGAGCTGGCCGAGCAACAAGAGCGCAGCAGGCTGCAGAAGCTGCAACAGGCCACTCGTGAGGAAAAACACAAGAAGGCACTGCAGGAGCAGAACCTCAAATCTCTGGAGGAGGAGCGATCTGCTACACTTGAGCAGGAGAAACTTCTCCTGAAGGAGAAACTGACCATCGCCGAGCTGAAGCGTCAGGAACGAGAGCACCAAATCCAAGAGGAGCGTCGCGGACTCAACCGCGCTGAAAAGAGACGACACGCAGCTCTCATTCAAGAAATTGCACGACGTGAAGTGGACGAGCGAGAGGAAGCGAGGAGAATTGCAGAACAGAAGCTGAACAGGTCCCAGGAGAACTATGAACAGATACAGGAACGGCGTGGGCAAGAGTTAAAGGAGAAAGCTAAGCGAGAAGAGAAGCAGATCCAGAAAGCACGGCGGGCCGCCGAGTCACGTGAACAGCAGCagaaggagcagacagaggcaAAGGCTAAAGAAGCTGAAAAACGAGCACAACAAGCTGCACAAATAGCCGAAGAGCGGGCACGGGAGAAGGCCCAACGCGCAGTGCAGAGCAGACAAGAGAAGGAACGACTTCAAAGGCTTAACCGTCAGCGTGTAGAGGAGGAGGAAAAACAGAGGCGACTCGAATTGCTGCAGTCTATCGAACGCAAACTGGAAAAAAGTGAACAGATTTTCAGAGAAAAGCGAGCGGTGTTGGAAAGTGCCCGGTTGGTGGCACGCGCCTCTTTCCACGTGCGGGATCGCGTTCGCGAAGAGACTAATATGCGCACCTTTGACAAGATGGCCCTGGAGGCTCAGTTAAAAGCAAACTTAATTGAGAA GTTTGGCAGTGACGAAGGTGGTGTTGACATCTGA
- the plekhd1 gene encoding pleckstrin homology domain-containing family D member 1 isoform X1 — MFSSSKPSQLSPRTSMEQADSDTLDISTKVQLHGVLWKRPFGRPSAKWARRFFIIKDSFLLYYAENEKKNFETNRYFNIHPKGVIPLGGCVIEPKEDQGMPFALVINHEDFTGNIVFAAESESEQSQWVEMLQESGKVTWKNAQLGEAMIESLEAQGLQLAKEKQEYLDKLMEETEELCLQREQKAELERMNQLLEDEKQKFEEVIQELRSEQEQIKVDLDGTAQFMKGVESEKEELHSLTTLLQKSLEELSQEKERTLELLRERKQDGNKAGTDHQASLDSQHPEVQLQVKLQHIEEQMRNLLKEKEQAEERLKENELRANVLQQETEFYSSQAHTLQQSLIQLTADKQHTEEELKAEMESRVELECRLKLAEEALRDLEQGLNAVERTSERDERMRGDVSHLRKFFEECICAAEIEAKLPAIMKNAVYLHKAAARRIKSCRIQRRASRQQWLKHSQSFASSHGEVHGLEELRETARRLTSDSCLRQRANKIITRQKTVQADD; from the exons ATGTTCTCCTCGTCCAAACCCTCCCAACTCTCGCCCCGGACCTCCATGGAGCAAGCTGACTCAGACACTCTGGACATCAGCACTAAAGTGCAACTGCATGGGGTTCTGTGGAAGAGACCTTTCGGGAGGCCCTCAGCAAAGTGGGCCCGCAG ATTTTTCATCATCAAGGATAGCTTCCTGCTATATTAtgcagaaaatgagaaaaaaaactttgagaCAAATCGTTACTTCAACATTCACCCTAAg GGCGTTATCCCATTAGGTGGATGTGTCATTGAGCCAAAAGAAGATCAAGGCATGCCGTTTGCCCTTGTTATCAACCATGAGGactttact GGAAACATTGTTTTCGCTGCTGAATCGGAGTCAGAACAGAGTCAGTGGGTGGAGATGCTGCAGGAGTCCGGAAAAGT cacttggaagaatgctcagCTGGGGGAGGCTATGATCGAGAGTCTGGAAGCTCAGGGCCTACAACTGGCCAAGGAAAAACAAGAATACTTGG atAAGCTCATGGAGGAGACTGAGGAACTATGCTTGCAGAGAGAACAGAAGGCG GAGCTTGAAAGAATGAATCAGCTGCTGGAGGACGAAAAGCAGAAGTTTGAGGAAGTTATCCAAGAACTGAGATCAGAACAAGAACAGATTAAAGT GGATCTGGATGGTACTGCTCAGTTTATGAAGGGAGTAGAATCTGAGAAAGAGGAGCTTCATAGCCTCACCACACTTCTGCAAAAATCTTTAGAG GAGCTGTCCCAAGAGAAAGAGCGGACTCTTGAGCTGTTGAGGGAAAGGAAGCAGGATGGTAACAAAGCGGGAACTGATCATCAGGCCTCCTTAGACTCCCAGCATCCAGAGGTGCAGCTTCAGGTGAAACTGCAGCATATCGAGGAGCAGATGAGGAACCTGCTTAAAGAGAAGGAACAGGCAGAAGAAAG GCTAAAAGAGAATGAGCTGAGAGCCAACGTTTTGCAGCAGGAAACAGAATTTTATTCTTCTCAAGCTCACACACTCCAGCAGTCCCTCATACAGCTCACAGCAGACAAACAGCACACTGAGGAGGAGCTGAAG gCTGAAATGGAATCTCGTGTGGAACTGGAGTGTAGGCTGAAATTGGCAGAGGAGGCCCTGCGAGATCTAGAACAAGGTCTAAATGCAGTCGAACGCACCAGTGAGAGAGATGAAAGAATGAGAGGGGATGTCAGCCATCTCCGCA AGTTCTTTGAGGAATGCATCTGTGCTGCAGAGATCGAGGCCAAGTTACCAGCTATCATGAAAAATGCAGTGTATTTGCACAAAGCGGCTGCTCGCCGCATTAAAAGCTGCCGCATACAGAGACGGGCTTCCAGGCAGCAGTGGT TGAAGCACTCTCAATCATTTGCCTCCTCTCATGGTGAGGTTCACGGTCTTGAGGAGCTGAGAGAAACCGCTCGACGTCTGACTTCAGACAGCTGTTTGAGACAGCGGGCCAATAAGATCATCACCCGACAGAAGACCGTTCAGGCTGATGACtaa
- the plekhd1 gene encoding pleckstrin homology domain-containing family D member 1 isoform X2: protein MFSSSKPSQLSPRTSMEQADSDTLDISTKVQLHGVLWKRPFGRPSAKWARRFFIIKDSFLLYYAENEKKNFETNRYFNIHPKGVIPLGGCVIEPKEDQGMPFALVINHEDFTGNIVFAAESESEQSQWVEMLQESGKVTWKNAQLGEAMIESLEAQGLQLAKEKQEYLDKLMEETEELCLQREQKAELSQEKERTLELLRERKQDGNKAGTDHQASLDSQHPEVQLQVKLQHIEEQMRNLLKEKEQAEERLKENELRANVLQQETEFYSSQAHTLQQSLIQLTADKQHTEEELKAEMESRVELECRLKLAEEALRDLEQGLNAVERTSERDERMRGDVSHLRKFFEECICAAEIEAKLPAIMKNAVYLHKAAARRIKSCRIQRRASRQQWLKHSQSFASSHGEVHGLEELRETARRLTSDSCLRQRANKIITRQKTVQADD from the exons ATGTTCTCCTCGTCCAAACCCTCCCAACTCTCGCCCCGGACCTCCATGGAGCAAGCTGACTCAGACACTCTGGACATCAGCACTAAAGTGCAACTGCATGGGGTTCTGTGGAAGAGACCTTTCGGGAGGCCCTCAGCAAAGTGGGCCCGCAG ATTTTTCATCATCAAGGATAGCTTCCTGCTATATTAtgcagaaaatgagaaaaaaaactttgagaCAAATCGTTACTTCAACATTCACCCTAAg GGCGTTATCCCATTAGGTGGATGTGTCATTGAGCCAAAAGAAGATCAAGGCATGCCGTTTGCCCTTGTTATCAACCATGAGGactttact GGAAACATTGTTTTCGCTGCTGAATCGGAGTCAGAACAGAGTCAGTGGGTGGAGATGCTGCAGGAGTCCGGAAAAGT cacttggaagaatgctcagCTGGGGGAGGCTATGATCGAGAGTCTGGAAGCTCAGGGCCTACAACTGGCCAAGGAAAAACAAGAATACTTGG atAAGCTCATGGAGGAGACTGAGGAACTATGCTTGCAGAGAGAACAGAAGGCG GAGCTGTCCCAAGAGAAAGAGCGGACTCTTGAGCTGTTGAGGGAAAGGAAGCAGGATGGTAACAAAGCGGGAACTGATCATCAGGCCTCCTTAGACTCCCAGCATCCAGAGGTGCAGCTTCAGGTGAAACTGCAGCATATCGAGGAGCAGATGAGGAACCTGCTTAAAGAGAAGGAACAGGCAGAAGAAAG GCTAAAAGAGAATGAGCTGAGAGCCAACGTTTTGCAGCAGGAAACAGAATTTTATTCTTCTCAAGCTCACACACTCCAGCAGTCCCTCATACAGCTCACAGCAGACAAACAGCACACTGAGGAGGAGCTGAAG gCTGAAATGGAATCTCGTGTGGAACTGGAGTGTAGGCTGAAATTGGCAGAGGAGGCCCTGCGAGATCTAGAACAAGGTCTAAATGCAGTCGAACGCACCAGTGAGAGAGATGAAAGAATGAGAGGGGATGTCAGCCATCTCCGCA AGTTCTTTGAGGAATGCATCTGTGCTGCAGAGATCGAGGCCAAGTTACCAGCTATCATGAAAAATGCAGTGTATTTGCACAAAGCGGCTGCTCGCCGCATTAAAAGCTGCCGCATACAGAGACGGGCTTCCAGGCAGCAGTGGT TGAAGCACTCTCAATCATTTGCCTCCTCTCATGGTGAGGTTCACGGTCTTGAGGAGCTGAGAGAAACCGCTCGACGTCTGACTTCAGACAGCTGTTTGAGACAGCGGGCCAATAAGATCATCACCCGACAGAAGACCGTTCAGGCTGATGACtaa